From a region of the Desmodus rotundus isolate HL8 chromosome 7, HLdesRot8A.1, whole genome shotgun sequence genome:
- the DERL3 gene encoding derlin-3 isoform X1, protein MAWQGLAAEFLQVPAVTRAYTTACVLTTAAVQLELLTPFQLYFNPHLVFRKFQVWRLLTNFLFFGPLGFSFFFNMLFVFRYCRMLEEGSFRGRKADFVFMFLFGGVLMILLGFLGSLFFLGQALTAMLVYVWSRRSPQVRVNFFGLLTFQAPFLPWALMGFSMLLGNSILVDLLGIAVGHIYYFLEDVFPNQPGGKRLLLTPGFLKLLLDAPEEDPNYLPLPEEQPGPLQQ, encoded by the exons ATGGCGTGGCAGGGGCTGGCGGCCGAGTTTCTGCAGGTGCCGGCGGTGACGCGGGCTTACACCACTGCCTGCGTCCTCACCACAGCCGCCGTG CAGCTGGAGCTCCTTACCCCTTTCCAGCTCTACTTCAACCCGCACCTCGTGTTCCGGAAGTTCCAG GTCTGGAGGCTTCTCACCAACTTCCTCTTCTTCGGGCCCCTGGGATTCAGCTTCTTCTTCAACATGCTCTTCGT GTTCCGGTACTGCCGCATGCTGGAGGAGGGTTCCTTCCGTGGTCGCAAGGCCGACTTCGTTTTCATGTTTCTCTTTGGGGGAGTCCTTATGATT CTGCTGGGGTTCCTGGGCAGCCTGTTCTTCCTGGGCCAGGCCCTTACAGCCATGCTGGTGTATGTATGGAGCCGCCGAAGCCCTCAGGTGAGGGTCAACTTCTTCGGCCTCCTCACGTTCCAGGCACCATTCCTGCCCTGGGCACTCATGGGCTTCTCAATGCTGCTGGGCAACTCGATCCTCGTGGACCTGCTGG GGATCGCTGTGGGACACATCTACTACTTCCTGGAGGATGTCTTTCCCAACCAGCCTGGAGGCAAGAGGCTGCTGCTGACCCCCGGCTTCCT gAAGCTGCTACTGGATGCCCCGGAAGAGGACCCCAATTACCTGCCCCTCCCTGAGGAACAGCCAGGACCTCTGCAGCAGTGA
- the DERL3 gene encoding derlin-3 isoform X4, producing MAWQGLAAEFLQVPAVTRAYTTACVLTTAAVQLELLTPFQLYFNPHLVFRKFQVWRLLTNFLFFGPLGFSFFFNMLFVFRYCRMLEEGSFRGRKADFVFMFLFGGVLMILLGFLGSLFFLGQALTAMLVYVWSRRSPQVRVNFFGLLTFQAPFLPWALMGFSMLLGNSILVDLLGIAVGHIYYFLEDVFPNQPGGKRLLLTPGFLCYWMPRKRTPITCPSLRNSQDLCSSDPTQGQPQGPFPQHLSSLHPIPNPCLQHSNLSGGRPPK from the exons ATGGCGTGGCAGGGGCTGGCGGCCGAGTTTCTGCAGGTGCCGGCGGTGACGCGGGCTTACACCACTGCCTGCGTCCTCACCACAGCCGCCGTG CAGCTGGAGCTCCTTACCCCTTTCCAGCTCTACTTCAACCCGCACCTCGTGTTCCGGAAGTTCCAG GTCTGGAGGCTTCTCACCAACTTCCTCTTCTTCGGGCCCCTGGGATTCAGCTTCTTCTTCAACATGCTCTTCGT GTTCCGGTACTGCCGCATGCTGGAGGAGGGTTCCTTCCGTGGTCGCAAGGCCGACTTCGTTTTCATGTTTCTCTTTGGGGGAGTCCTTATGATT CTGCTGGGGTTCCTGGGCAGCCTGTTCTTCCTGGGCCAGGCCCTTACAGCCATGCTGGTGTATGTATGGAGCCGCCGAAGCCCTCAGGTGAGGGTCAACTTCTTCGGCCTCCTCACGTTCCAGGCACCATTCCTGCCCTGGGCACTCATGGGCTTCTCAATGCTGCTGGGCAACTCGATCCTCGTGGACCTGCTGG GGATCGCTGTGGGACACATCTACTACTTCCTGGAGGATGTCTTTCCCAACCAGCCTGGAGGCAAGAGGCTGCTGCTGACCCCCGGCTTCCT CTGCTACTGGATGCCCCGGAAGAGGACCCCAATTACCTGCCCCTCCCTGAGGAACAGCCAGGACCTCTGCAGCAGTGACCCCACCCAAGGCCAGCCCCAGGGGCCCTTTCCCCAGCATCTGTCAAGCCTCCATCCCATCCCTAACCCCTGCTTGCAGCACAGCAACCTGTCTGGTGGCCGGCCACCCAAATAA
- the DERL3 gene encoding derlin-3 isoform X3: MAWQGLAAEFLQVPAVTRAYTTACVLTTAAVLYFNPHLVFRKFQVWRLLTNFLFFGPLGFSFFFNMLFVFRYCRMLEEGSFRGRKADFVFMFLFGGVLMILLGFLGSLFFLGQALTAMLVYVWSRRSPQVRVNFFGLLTFQAPFLPWALMGFSMLLGNSILVDLLGIAVGHIYYFLEDVFPNQPGGKRLLLTPGFLKLLLDAPEEDPNYLPLPEEQPGPLQQ; this comes from the exons ATGGCGTGGCAGGGGCTGGCGGCCGAGTTTCTGCAGGTGCCGGCGGTGACGCGGGCTTACACCACTGCCTGCGTCCTCACCACAGCCGCCGTG CTCTACTTCAACCCGCACCTCGTGTTCCGGAAGTTCCAG GTCTGGAGGCTTCTCACCAACTTCCTCTTCTTCGGGCCCCTGGGATTCAGCTTCTTCTTCAACATGCTCTTCGT GTTCCGGTACTGCCGCATGCTGGAGGAGGGTTCCTTCCGTGGTCGCAAGGCCGACTTCGTTTTCATGTTTCTCTTTGGGGGAGTCCTTATGATT CTGCTGGGGTTCCTGGGCAGCCTGTTCTTCCTGGGCCAGGCCCTTACAGCCATGCTGGTGTATGTATGGAGCCGCCGAAGCCCTCAGGTGAGGGTCAACTTCTTCGGCCTCCTCACGTTCCAGGCACCATTCCTGCCCTGGGCACTCATGGGCTTCTCAATGCTGCTGGGCAACTCGATCCTCGTGGACCTGCTGG GGATCGCTGTGGGACACATCTACTACTTCCTGGAGGATGTCTTTCCCAACCAGCCTGGAGGCAAGAGGCTGCTGCTGACCCCCGGCTTCCT gAAGCTGCTACTGGATGCCCCGGAAGAGGACCCCAATTACCTGCCCCTCCCTGAGGAACAGCCAGGACCTCTGCAGCAGTGA
- the DERL3 gene encoding derlin-3 isoform X2, which yields MAWQGLAAEFLQVPAVTRAYTTACVLTTAAVLELLTPFQLYFNPHLVFRKFQVWRLLTNFLFFGPLGFSFFFNMLFVFRYCRMLEEGSFRGRKADFVFMFLFGGVLMILLGFLGSLFFLGQALTAMLVYVWSRRSPQVRVNFFGLLTFQAPFLPWALMGFSMLLGNSILVDLLGIAVGHIYYFLEDVFPNQPGGKRLLLTPGFLKLLLDAPEEDPNYLPLPEEQPGPLQQ from the exons ATGGCGTGGCAGGGGCTGGCGGCCGAGTTTCTGCAGGTGCCGGCGGTGACGCGGGCTTACACCACTGCCTGCGTCCTCACCACAGCCGCCGTG CTGGAGCTCCTTACCCCTTTCCAGCTCTACTTCAACCCGCACCTCGTGTTCCGGAAGTTCCAG GTCTGGAGGCTTCTCACCAACTTCCTCTTCTTCGGGCCCCTGGGATTCAGCTTCTTCTTCAACATGCTCTTCGT GTTCCGGTACTGCCGCATGCTGGAGGAGGGTTCCTTCCGTGGTCGCAAGGCCGACTTCGTTTTCATGTTTCTCTTTGGGGGAGTCCTTATGATT CTGCTGGGGTTCCTGGGCAGCCTGTTCTTCCTGGGCCAGGCCCTTACAGCCATGCTGGTGTATGTATGGAGCCGCCGAAGCCCTCAGGTGAGGGTCAACTTCTTCGGCCTCCTCACGTTCCAGGCACCATTCCTGCCCTGGGCACTCATGGGCTTCTCAATGCTGCTGGGCAACTCGATCCTCGTGGACCTGCTGG GGATCGCTGTGGGACACATCTACTACTTCCTGGAGGATGTCTTTCCCAACCAGCCTGGAGGCAAGAGGCTGCTGCTGACCCCCGGCTTCCT gAAGCTGCTACTGGATGCCCCGGAAGAGGACCCCAATTACCTGCCCCTCCCTGAGGAACAGCCAGGACCTCTGCAGCAGTGA